Proteins co-encoded in one Strix uralensis isolate ZFMK-TIS-50842 chromosome 2, bStrUra1, whole genome shotgun sequence genomic window:
- the SLC25A6 gene encoding ADP/ATP translocase 3, whose protein sequence is MADQAISFLKDFLAGGVAAAISKTAVAPIERVKLLLQVQHASKQIAADKQYKGIIDCVVRIPKEQGVLSFWRGNLANVIRYFPTQALNFAFKDKYKQVFLGGVDKHTQFWRYFAGNLASGGAAGATSLCFVYPLDFARTRLAADVGKAGADREFSGLGDCLVKITKSDGLRGLYQGFNVSVQGIIIYRAAYFGIYDTAKGMLPDPRNTHIVISWMIAQTVTAVAGVVSYPFDTVRRRMMMQSGRKGADIMYSGTIDCWRKIARDEGGKAFFKGAWSNVLRGMGGAFVLVLYDEFKKVI, encoded by the exons ATGGCGGACCAGGCCATCTCCTTCCTCAAGGACTTTCTGGCGGGCGGCGTCGCCGCTGCCATCAGCAAGACCGCGGTGGCGCCCATCGAGCGGGTCAAGCTCTTGCTTCAG gtaCAACATGCAAGTAAGCAAATTGCCGCTGATAAGCAGTACAAGGGTATCATCGATTGTGTAGTGCGTATTCCAAAGGAACAAGGAGTGCTGTCTTTCTGGCGAGGAAACTTGGCAAATGTCATCAGATACTTCCCAACTCAAGCTCTCAACTTTGCCTTCAAGGATAAGTATAAGCAGGTGTTCTTGGGAGGTGTAGACAAGCACACTCAATTCTGGAGATATTTTGCTGGCAACCTGGCTTCTGGTGGTGCAGCTGGAGCCACTTCCCTCTGCTTTGTCTACCCCTTGGATTTTGCAAGAACCCGTTTGGCTGCTGATGTTGGAAAAGCTGGTGCAGACAGAGAATTCTCTGGTCTTGGGGACTGTCTAGTCAAAATCACCAAGTCTGATGGTCTGCGTGGCTTGTATCAGGGGTTCAATGTCTCTGTGCAAGGCATCATCATCTATAGAGCTGCCTACTTTGGGATCTATGATACAGCAAAAG GCATGCTCCCGGACCCCAGAAATACTCATATTGTTATCAGTTGGATGATTGCCCAGACGGTGACTGCTGTGGCTGGTGTGGTCTCCTATCCTTTTGATACAGTGCGGCGTAGAATGATGATGCAGTCAGGACGCAAAGGAG CTGATATCATGTACTCTGGAACAATTGACTGCTGGCGGAAGATTGCAAGGGATGAGGGAGGAAAGGCGTTCTTCAAGGGTGCATGGTCAAATGTTCTCAGAGGCATGGGGGGTGCTTTTGTGCTTGTGCTGTATGATGAATTCAAGAAAGTCATTTAA